The Trueperaceae bacterium genome has a window encoding:
- the ald gene encoding alanine dehydrogenase encodes MDIGVVKEIKPQEHRVAATPGTVQALVAAGHRVFVEKDAGLGSGFTDEQYASAGARVGVSAEEAWAQRLVLKVKEPVESEFRYLRDDLILFAYLHLAAAQRLAEALLRAGTTAIAYETVQLANGSLPLLTPMSEVAGRMAAQVGAHLLERPHGGRGVLLGGVPGVHAGEVVILGGGTVGINAAKVALGVGARVTLLDVNHARLQYLDDVFRGAVQTMASNLGNVMELLPRADLLIGAVLIPGARAPRLVTRDMLGAMKEGSVIVDVAVDQGGCIETIHPTTHDDPTYVVDGVVHYGVANMPGAVPNTSTRALANQTLPYVQRLADRGLAALAEDPAFLKGLNACAGQLTHEGVASAFDMPWTPPAEALRASVA; translated from the coding sequence ATGGACATCGGCGTCGTCAAGGAGATCAAGCCCCAGGAGCACCGCGTGGCCGCCACCCCGGGAACCGTGCAGGCCCTGGTCGCGGCGGGCCACCGGGTGTTCGTCGAGAAGGACGCCGGCCTCGGCTCCGGCTTCACCGACGAGCAGTACGCCTCCGCGGGCGCGCGCGTCGGCGTCAGCGCCGAGGAGGCGTGGGCGCAGCGCCTGGTCCTGAAGGTCAAGGAGCCCGTCGAGTCCGAGTTCCGCTACCTGCGCGACGACCTGATCCTCTTCGCCTACCTGCACCTGGCCGCCGCCCAGCGGCTCGCCGAGGCGCTGCTGCGCGCCGGCACGACGGCCATCGCCTACGAGACCGTACAGCTCGCGAACGGCAGCCTGCCGCTGCTCACGCCGATGAGCGAGGTGGCGGGCCGCATGGCCGCACAGGTCGGAGCGCACCTGCTGGAGCGCCCCCACGGCGGGCGCGGCGTGCTGCTGGGCGGCGTGCCCGGCGTGCACGCCGGCGAGGTCGTGATCCTGGGCGGCGGCACCGTGGGCATCAACGCGGCCAAGGTCGCCCTCGGCGTGGGCGCGCGCGTCACGCTCCTCGACGTCAACCACGCCCGGCTCCAGTACCTCGACGACGTCTTCCGCGGCGCGGTGCAGACGATGGCCAGCAACCTCGGCAACGTCATGGAGCTGCTGCCGCGCGCCGACCTCCTCATCGGCGCCGTGCTGATACCCGGCGCCCGCGCGCCGCGGCTGGTCACGCGCGACATGCTCGGGGCGATGAAGGAGGGCAGCGTGATCGTCGACGTCGCCGTCGACCAGGGCGGCTGCATCGAGACGATCCACCCCACCACGCACGACGACCCCACCTACGTCGTCGACGGCGTCGTGCACTACGGGGTCGCGAACATGCCGGGCGCCGTGCCGAACACGAGCACGCGCGCGCTCGCCAACCAGACCCTGCCCTACGTGCAGCGCCTCGCCGACCGCGGGCTCGCGGCGCTGGCCGAGGACCCCGCCTTCCTCAAGGGCCTCAACGCCTGCGCCGGCCAGCTGACCCACGAGGGCGTGGCCAGCGCGTTCGACATGCCGTGGACGCCCCCCGCGGAGGCGCTGAGGGCGTCAGTGGCCTGA
- the truB gene encoding tRNA pseudouridine(55) synthase TruB produces MPLHAVDKPLGLTSHDVVARARRALGTRRVGHAGTLDPLASGVLLVLSEEATKLSPYLTGHDKTYLAWVTFGASTPTLDAEGPVVAVADAGELTAERLLPALDAFLRVTEQRPPAYSAVKRAGERSYAAARRGRAAEPPPRPVAYREVTLLAIAPDRGELPATFALAAGAPPGRYEPAASGLGFALPPDPPVPEELAARAAAARRVTALVRLTVGAGTYVRAFARDLGDALGLPAYLSGLVRTASGSVDLRDAVAVEDLYSARPLDPVAALMLPTVALDGREVADVRHGRRPPLALPGRAALVDASGALVALAEPAAGGPGYRLLRVFA; encoded by the coding sequence GTGCCGCTCCACGCCGTCGACAAGCCCCTGGGGCTGACGTCGCACGACGTCGTCGCGCGCGCCAGGCGGGCGCTGGGCACCAGGCGGGTCGGCCACGCCGGCACCCTCGACCCGCTCGCCTCCGGCGTGCTGCTGGTGCTGTCGGAGGAGGCGACCAAGCTCTCGCCCTACCTCACCGGCCACGACAAGACCTACCTCGCCTGGGTGACCTTCGGCGCCTCCACCCCGACCCTCGACGCCGAGGGCCCGGTCGTGGCCGTGGCCGACGCGGGGGAGCTGACCGCCGAGCGACTGCTGCCGGCGCTCGACGCGTTCCTGCGGGTCACCGAGCAGCGTCCGCCCGCCTACTCGGCGGTGAAGCGCGCCGGCGAGCGCAGCTACGCCGCCGCGCGGCGGGGACGCGCCGCGGAGCCGCCGCCGCGGCCCGTCGCGTACCGCGAGGTGACCCTCCTGGCCATCGCCCCCGACCGCGGCGAGCTGCCCGCGACCTTCGCGCTCGCGGCGGGCGCACCGCCGGGGCGCTACGAGCCCGCCGCGAGCGGGCTGGGCTTCGCGCTGCCGCCCGACCCGCCCGTGCCCGAGGAGCTCGCCGCCAGGGCCGCGGCGGCGCGCCGCGTCACCGCGCTCGTGCGGCTCACGGTGGGGGCCGGCACCTACGTGCGCGCGTTCGCGCGCGACCTGGGCGACGCGCTCGGCCTCCCCGCCTACCTGTCGGGCCTGGTCCGCACGGCCTCGGGGTCAGTCGACCTGAGGGACGCCGTCGCCGTCGAGGACCTGTACTCCGCCCGCCCGCTCGACCCCGTCGCGGCGCTGATGCTGCCCACGGTCGCCCTCGACGGCCGGGAGGTCGCCGACGTGAGGCACGGCAGGCGCCCGCCGCTCGCCTTGCCGGGGCGCGCCGCGCTCGTGGACGCGTCCGGCGCGCTCGTGGCCTTGGCCGAGCCGGCCGCCGGCGGACCCGGCTACCGGCTGCTGCGCGTCTTCGCCTGA
- a CDS encoding tetratricopeptide repeat protein, producing MTARPAAWKGAALAKALGALALLATLTALSHAFAQAFDENVYYQQCLRFEAGGDLETARRACQNALQVRPSFAEAELALARIELRLGDHASAESRLRRVRNAIPTAEPLVLLAEAALAGGRPDEAQGYLSSARTVLQQQGNRELEGYLQRLDGSIHEFAGRYDDALSAYGAAIAADPLNVDYRLAEARLRLRLGDPTAAAAQLRSYIELTGDDLDPEVLSLLGRALWAQGALEDAADNLATAHQLRGSRDVDAQAEDLRALAFIYYAEGDIAAGNLALRESLRRDNLISRLGGNSLVWLGALLLLVAVHLVAESRIPSTSGLEVVDGPQPWSVGNVYGTLLVSALLGLAAAVAYGEFVHGNPLAVLTPVQATDAWALFFITFSVFLVLLAWRRASITGHDPMETLVGSSRQPLAGVGLGIVFLAGLLAYLHLDPLGGALGGFYLDLVQLTPYVVAAMILVPLAEVFFRGFAIPPLARRYDKRSATLVSGVLYALTFGTPVALLLVIGLILADGFRRRPNSTEPLIAQLTLHVGLLVAVTVSPWARSLFFG from the coding sequence ATGACGGCACGACCTGCTGCGTGGAAGGGGGCGGCGCTGGCCAAGGCACTGGGCGCCCTGGCCCTCCTCGCGACGCTCACCGCCCTCTCGCACGCGTTCGCGCAGGCGTTCGACGAGAACGTCTACTACCAGCAGTGCCTGCGCTTCGAGGCCGGCGGCGACCTCGAGACGGCCCGCCGGGCCTGCCAGAACGCCCTGCAGGTGCGGCCGAGCTTCGCCGAGGCCGAGCTCGCCCTCGCGCGCATCGAGCTGCGCCTGGGCGACCACGCCAGCGCCGAGAGCCGCCTGCGCCGCGTGCGCAACGCGATCCCCACCGCCGAGCCGCTCGTGCTCCTGGCCGAGGCCGCCCTCGCCGGCGGTCGGCCGGACGAGGCCCAGGGCTACCTGAGCAGCGCGCGCACGGTCCTCCAGCAGCAGGGCAACAGGGAGCTCGAGGGCTACCTCCAGCGCCTCGACGGCAGCATCCACGAGTTCGCGGGCCGCTACGACGACGCACTCTCCGCCTACGGCGCCGCCATCGCCGCGGACCCCCTGAACGTCGACTACCGCCTCGCCGAGGCTCGTCTGCGCCTGCGGCTCGGCGACCCGACGGCCGCCGCCGCGCAGCTGCGCTCCTACATCGAGCTCACGGGCGACGACCTCGACCCCGAGGTCCTCTCGCTCCTCGGGCGCGCGCTGTGGGCGCAGGGCGCGCTGGAGGACGCCGCCGACAACCTGGCCACGGCCCACCAGCTCCGCGGCTCGCGCGACGTCGACGCGCAGGCGGAAGACCTGCGCGCGCTGGCGTTCATCTACTACGCCGAGGGCGACATCGCGGCCGGCAACCTGGCGCTGCGCGAGTCGCTGCGCCGCGACAACCTCATCAGCCGCCTCGGCGGCAACTCGCTGGTGTGGCTCGGCGCCCTGCTGCTGCTCGTCGCCGTGCACCTCGTGGCCGAGAGCCGCATACCGTCGACGAGCGGCCTCGAGGTCGTCGACGGGCCCCAGCCCTGGAGCGTCGGCAACGTCTACGGCACGCTCCTGGTCTCCGCGCTGCTCGGCCTGGCGGCGGCGGTCGCCTACGGCGAGTTCGTGCACGGCAACCCCCTGGCCGTCCTCACGCCGGTGCAGGCGACCGACGCGTGGGCGCTGTTCTTCATCACGTTCAGCGTCTTCCTCGTGCTGCTCGCCTGGCGCCGCGCCTCGATCACCGGCCACGACCCCATGGAGACGCTCGTCGGCAGCAGCCGCCAGCCGCTCGCCGGCGTGGGCCTCGGCATCGTGTTCCTGGCGGGGCTGCTCGCCTACCTGCACCTCGACCCGCTGGGCGGCGCCCTGGGCGGCTTCTACCTCGACCTCGTGCAGCTCACGCCCTACGTGGTGGCCGCGATGATCCTCGTACCGCTCGCCGAGGTGTTCTTCCGCGGCTTCGCGATCCCGCCGCTGGCGCGCCGCTACGACAAGCGCAGCGCCACCCTCGTCTCCGGCGTCCTCTACGCCCTCACCTTCGGCACGCCGGTCGCGCTGCTGCTCGTGATCGGGCTGATCCTCGCCGACGGCTTCAGGCGTCGCCCCAACTCCACCGAGCCCCTCATCGCCCAGCTCACGCTCCACGTCGGCCTGCTCGTCGCCGTCACCGTCAGCCCCTGGGCCCGCAGCCTCTTCTTCGGCTGA
- a CDS encoding response regulator transcription factor has translation MAKRILIVEDDLDILRLLKRELEEAGFEVLAFDSGMRGLTAVREEEPDLVILDLGLPDISGQEIARRVRRTGDTPILILTAADEVGTKVEMLNAGADDYLAKPFHVQELLARINVQLRKRTLGAAQKIGDMTIDPVRRQVLWGEEEVRLSPREYELLAYLAGQPGRVYSRKEIETNVWGEDLPPSSNVVDVHIANIRGKLREVGGYGVIRTVRGVGYALKS, from the coding sequence GTGGCGAAGCGGATACTCATCGTCGAGGACGACCTCGACATCCTGAGGCTGCTCAAGCGCGAGCTGGAGGAGGCCGGCTTCGAGGTGCTGGCCTTCGACTCCGGCATGCGCGGGCTCACCGCGGTGCGCGAGGAGGAACCCGACCTCGTGATCCTCGACCTGGGCCTGCCCGACATCAGCGGCCAGGAGATCGCGCGCAGGGTGCGCCGCACCGGCGACACTCCGATACTGATACTCACGGCCGCCGACGAGGTGGGCACGAAGGTCGAGATGCTCAACGCCGGCGCCGACGACTACCTGGCCAAGCCGTTCCACGTGCAGGAGCTCCTCGCGCGCATCAACGTGCAGCTCCGCAAGCGCACGCTGGGCGCGGCGCAGAAGATCGGCGACATGACCATCGACCCGGTCAGGCGCCAGGTGCTGTGGGGCGAGGAGGAGGTCAGGCTCAGCCCCCGCGAGTACGAGCTGCTGGCCTACCTCGCCGGTCAGCCCGGACGCGTCTACAGCCGCAAGGAGATCGAGACCAACGTCTGGGGGGAGGACCTGCCCCCGTCCTCGAACGTCGTGGACGTCCACATCGCCAACATCCGCGGCAAGCTGCGCGAGGTGGGCGGCTACGGCGTGATCCGCACCGTGCGCGGCGTGGGCTACGCGCTCAAGTCCTAG
- a CDS encoding HAMP domain-containing sensor histidine kinase, whose product MSRASRRRRGLPLTWRVALLAGAATALLAGLTLIVSYVLVRNGMYEDLRRSLREDAATLAAVYASGEGSAGGSLSGPTGGMVLQVYGPGAQLLAASRSEWETAQAAIPPDVVVGAGLVPTPWSGELLGRPVEAALAPFAVGVVAVIADPGYIQETLAALSRTLLLVAAALVVLSLLGGYLVAAASLRPVTRLARRVSRLDPDRLEPLEYDGPRDEVARLAETVNELLRRLAQARDAQRTFLAETSHELRTPLTSLRGFLDRAARLAGPAAAEDIDDARRVTGTMARLVEDLLLLSRGELVRELNPHLVDLLQDVAKPVAAEFPGVAAEGAAPLLVLGDPLRLRQLVRNLLANAVRAASGPAGVRVRVREGDDRTAVLEVEDDGPGIPPEMQERIFEKFYKGAGGGSGLGLAIARQVAKHHDGTLTVESRPGRTVFTLRLPVVQEEEEEEELEAKA is encoded by the coding sequence ATGAGCCGCGCGTCACGCAGGCGCCGGGGCCTGCCGCTCACCTGGCGCGTCGCGCTGCTCGCCGGGGCGGCCACCGCGCTGCTCGCCGGCCTGACGCTGATCGTCTCCTACGTGCTCGTCAGGAACGGCATGTACGAGGACCTGCGCCGCTCGCTGCGCGAGGACGCGGCCACGCTGGCCGCGGTCTACGCCTCGGGCGAGGGCAGCGCGGGCGGCAGCCTCTCCGGCCCGACGGGCGGGATGGTGCTGCAGGTCTACGGGCCCGGCGCGCAGCTCCTCGCGGCCTCGCGGAGCGAGTGGGAGACGGCGCAGGCGGCGATCCCGCCCGACGTCGTCGTCGGGGCGGGGCTCGTGCCCACGCCGTGGTCGGGCGAGCTGCTCGGCCGGCCCGTGGAGGCCGCGCTGGCGCCGTTCGCCGTGGGCGTGGTGGCCGTCATCGCCGACCCCGGCTACATCCAGGAGACCCTGGCGGCGCTGTCGCGCACGCTGCTGCTCGTCGCCGCCGCCCTGGTCGTGCTCAGCCTGCTGGGCGGCTACCTCGTGGCGGCGGCATCGCTGCGGCCCGTCACCCGGCTCGCCAGGCGCGTCTCGCGGCTCGACCCCGACAGGCTCGAGCCCCTCGAGTACGACGGACCGCGCGACGAGGTCGCCCGCCTGGCCGAGACCGTCAACGAGCTGCTCCGCCGCCTGGCGCAGGCGCGGGACGCCCAGCGCACGTTCCTGGCCGAGACGAGCCACGAGCTGAGGACGCCCCTCACGTCGCTGCGCGGCTTCCTCGACAGGGCGGCGCGCCTGGCGGGACCGGCCGCGGCCGAGGACATCGACGACGCCAGGCGCGTCACCGGCACGATGGCCAGGCTCGTCGAGGACCTGCTGCTGCTCTCGCGCGGCGAGCTGGTGCGCGAGCTCAACCCGCACCTCGTCGACCTGCTGCAGGACGTCGCGAAGCCGGTGGCGGCGGAGTTCCCCGGCGTGGCCGCCGAGGGCGCGGCGCCGCTGCTCGTGCTCGGCGACCCGCTGAGGCTGCGCCAGCTCGTGCGCAACCTCCTCGCGAACGCCGTGAGGGCCGCCAGCGGGCCGGCGGGGGTGCGCGTGCGGGTGCGCGAGGGCGACGACCGCACGGCGGTGCTGGAGGTCGAGGACGACGGGCCCGGCATACCGCCCGAGATGCAGGAGCGGATCTTCGAGAAGTTCTACAAGGGCGCGGGCGGCGGCAGCGGTCTCGGCCTGGCGATCGCCAGGCAGGTGGCCAAGCACCACGACGGCACGCTGACCGTGGAGAGCCGGCCTGGACGCACCGTCTTCACGCTGCGCCTGCCCGTGGTGCAGGAGGAGGAAGAGGAAGAGGAGCTCGAGGCCAAGGCGTAG
- a CDS encoding alpha/beta hydrolase, with amino-acid sequence MSRTLRTVIVAVLVAAGAAGAQPAREGGEPFAGVVYDLTQGGVRLGEASVGLIETDEGFRSRSYVDLPGIARLDDELVTRPDGAALSYAVSGTVQGVAIDMRVEFGPAGASVRLTQAGRESTFTLPSDEPLYVVDNNFLDGLQVLVSVVLREPAQPLDVAVVVPLGGAVGRLSLAAREGTERVELAGGSAEATVLDASLSVGPQTVDYVVWAGEDGRILAVELAAAAVRYELRDAATGAGDEGEAARETAAELLERTAACVETRELRVESSGETLYGELSLPVDAPAAGAPTLLLLPGSGAVDVDGNSPPVLTNSGYRQLAQALGCAGYGVLRVAKMGIPPSTGDANAATLDSYAADTAAWLAALAEESGVDARRLGLIGHSEGGLIALYAVAEGYVAPDALVLIATAGRPLAVLLEEQVVASARRAGMSGEALEAYARDAAELLDAVRRSSGQALEAEGELADNELVPLFAHAAGLLRSEIDVDPAALAASVDVPVLVVQGLKDIQVLQVDGQLLADALPRATHLELRDLTHDLVDTPLPAEQKPFPAPTDAVSETLVAAVTTYLHGTLKLAH; translated from the coding sequence TTGAGCAGGACCTTGAGGACCGTCATCGTGGCCGTGCTGGTCGCGGCTGGAGCCGCCGGAGCGCAGCCGGCGCGGGAGGGGGGCGAGCCGTTCGCCGGCGTCGTCTACGACCTGACGCAGGGCGGCGTCCGCCTCGGCGAGGCGTCGGTGGGCCTCATCGAGACGGACGAGGGCTTCAGGTCGCGCTCCTACGTCGACCTCCCGGGCATCGCCCGCCTCGACGACGAGCTCGTGACGCGCCCCGACGGCGCGGCGCTTTCGTACGCGGTCAGCGGGACGGTGCAGGGCGTCGCCATCGACATGCGCGTGGAGTTCGGGCCCGCGGGCGCCTCGGTGCGGCTCACGCAGGCGGGCAGGGAGTCGACGTTCACGCTGCCCTCCGACGAGCCCCTCTACGTCGTCGACAACAACTTCCTCGACGGCCTGCAGGTCCTCGTGAGCGTCGTCCTGCGCGAGCCCGCCCAGCCGCTCGACGTGGCCGTGGTCGTCCCCCTCGGCGGCGCCGTCGGCCGTCTGTCCCTGGCGGCGCGCGAGGGCACGGAGCGAGTCGAGCTCGCCGGCGGGTCCGCGGAGGCCACGGTGCTCGACGCCTCCCTCAGCGTCGGTCCCCAGACCGTCGACTACGTGGTGTGGGCGGGCGAGGACGGCCGGATCCTGGCCGTGGAGCTGGCCGCCGCTGCCGTGCGCTACGAGCTGCGGGACGCGGCGACGGGCGCGGGCGACGAGGGCGAGGCGGCGCGCGAGACGGCGGCGGAGCTCCTGGAGCGGACCGCCGCCTGCGTGGAGACGCGCGAGCTGAGGGTCGAGTCGTCGGGCGAGACCCTCTACGGCGAGCTGTCGCTGCCCGTCGACGCGCCGGCCGCGGGCGCCCCGACGCTGCTGCTCCTGCCCGGCAGCGGCGCCGTCGACGTGGACGGCAACTCGCCGCCGGTGCTGACGAACTCCGGCTACAGGCAGCTCGCCCAGGCGCTCGGCTGCGCCGGCTACGGCGTCCTCCGGGTCGCGAAGATGGGCATCCCGCCCTCCACCGGCGACGCCAACGCCGCCACGCTCGACTCGTACGCCGCGGACACGGCCGCCTGGCTCGCGGCCCTGGCGGAGGAGAGCGGCGTCGACGCGCGCCGCCTGGGGCTCATCGGCCACTCCGAGGGCGGGCTCATCGCGCTCTACGCCGTGGCCGAGGGCTACGTCGCGCCGGACGCGCTGGTGCTCATCGCCACCGCCGGCAGGCCGCTCGCGGTACTGCTGGAGGAGCAGGTGGTGGCCTCGGCGCGCCGCGCCGGCATGAGCGGCGAGGCCCTCGAGGCCTACGCGCGCGACGCGGCCGAGCTGCTGGACGCCGTCAGGCGTAGCAGCGGACAGGCGCTGGAAGCGGAGGGCGAGCTGGCCGACAACGAGCTGGTGCCCCTGTTCGCGCACGCGGCCGGGCTGCTGCGCAGCGAGATCGACGTGGACCCCGCGGCGCTCGCCGCGAGCGTGGACGTGCCCGTGCTGGTGGTGCAGGGGCTGAAGGACATCCAGGTGCTGCAGGTCGACGGCCAGCTCCTCGCCGACGCGCTGCCGCGCGCCACGCACCTCGAGCTGCGCGACCTCACCCACGACCTCGTCGACACCCCCCTCCCCGCGGAGCAGAAGCCCTTCCCGGCTCCCACGGACGCGGTCTCGGAGACCCTCGTCGCCGCCGTGACCACGTACCTCCACGGGACCCTGAAGCTGGCGCACTGA
- the dctP gene encoding TRAP transporter substrate-binding protein DctP, giving the protein MKRRDFLKRAGVVAASASLSPLMFAKAQSQQVFRWGMPTSWPTSLDNLYGGAVNLANYLREMTDGRLDIEVFPAGAQIGALEVFDAVASGAFEVGHTASYYYIGKDPAHAFFTAVPFGMTAPQITSWVHSGGGQELWDELNAPNNMIALLAGNTGMQMAGWFNVEINSPDDLRGISFRTAGLGGQVYADVGVNVQTLPGGEIFLALERGAIDAAEWVGPHDDETLGLNNAARYYYGPGWAEPGAALCIYINLDAWNSLPDDLQRAVRVAAKAANSQMYSDYLAKDPAAFQRIVAAGAEPRVFSQEILQVFRESWNRINEDLRQSNEMYRRISDAVEAYLAENRPFDARNQHAYEAFLYSEG; this is encoded by the coding sequence ATGAAGCGTCGTGATTTCCTCAAGAGGGCCGGCGTGGTCGCCGCCAGCGCCAGCCTCTCGCCGCTCATGTTCGCGAAGGCGCAGAGCCAGCAGGTGTTCAGGTGGGGGATGCCGACCTCGTGGCCGACGTCCCTGGACAACCTCTACGGCGGCGCCGTGAACCTCGCGAACTACCTGCGCGAGATGACCGACGGCCGCCTCGACATCGAGGTATTCCCGGCCGGCGCGCAGATAGGGGCCCTCGAGGTGTTCGACGCCGTCGCCAGCGGCGCGTTCGAGGTCGGGCACACCGCGTCGTACTACTACATCGGCAAGGACCCGGCCCACGCGTTCTTCACCGCCGTGCCGTTCGGCATGACCGCGCCGCAGATCACCTCCTGGGTGCACTCCGGCGGCGGCCAGGAGCTGTGGGACGAGCTGAACGCGCCCAACAACATGATCGCCCTGCTGGCGGGCAACACCGGCATGCAGATGGCCGGCTGGTTCAACGTCGAGATCAACTCCCCCGACGACCTGCGCGGCATCTCGTTCCGCACCGCCGGCCTGGGCGGCCAGGTCTACGCCGACGTCGGCGTGAACGTCCAGACGCTCCCGGGCGGCGAGATCTTCCTGGCCCTCGAGCGCGGGGCTATCGACGCCGCCGAGTGGGTCGGGCCGCACGACGACGAGACGCTCGGGCTCAACAACGCTGCCCGCTACTACTACGGGCCCGGCTGGGCGGAGCCCGGCGCGGCGCTGTGCATCTACATCAACCTCGACGCCTGGAACTCGCTGCCCGACGACCTGCAGCGGGCGGTCAGGGTCGCCGCCAAGGCCGCGAACTCTCAGATGTACTCGGACTACCTGGCCAAGGACCCGGCCGCCTTCCAGCGGATCGTCGCCGCCGGCGCCGAACCGCGCGTCTTCAGCCAGGAGATCCTCCAGGTGTTCCGCGAGAGCTGGAACCGCATCAACGAGGACCTGCGGCAGTCGAACGAGATGTACCGCCGCATCTCCGACGCCGTCGAGGCGTACCTCGCCGAGAACCGCCCGTTCGACGCTCGCAACCAGCACGCCTACGAGGCCTTCCTCTACAGCGAGGGCTGA
- a CDS encoding TRAP transporter large permease subunit produces the protein MLGLWMFAVVVVLLLVGFPVAFTLGGTAVLFTLLGSDLTQVYLGFSLPWDAVFHVSRLNILPQRIFGTIMDNYTLVAVPFFVFMGVMLERSGLAEELLESMGILFGKLRGGLAISVVVVGALLAASTGVVGASVVTLGVLALPVMLKYGYSKTLATGVVAASGTLGQIIPPSIVLVILGDQIGVSVGDLFLGSFIPGFLLSGLFIVWVAFVAWRRPREAPALPPEARSLSGWALALRLLRSLVPPLVLILLVLGTIFMGVATPTEAGAAGAAGATVLAALNRRLTRRNLIDTMDSTVRLTSMVFIILVGATAFSMVFTALGGGRVVDEFLLNLPGGAIGFMFFTMLVIFLLGFFIDFIEITFIVVPLVAPIAARFFGADMMLWFGVVVAMNLQSSFLTPPFGFSLFYLKGVAPPGVTTSHIYRGIVPFVAVQVLALLLLILFPGMVSFLPGLAR, from the coding sequence ATGCTCGGGCTGTGGATGTTCGCCGTCGTCGTCGTGCTGCTGCTCGTCGGCTTCCCGGTCGCGTTCACGCTGGGCGGCACGGCGGTGCTGTTCACGCTGCTCGGCTCCGACCTCACCCAGGTCTACCTCGGCTTCTCGCTGCCGTGGGACGCCGTGTTCCACGTCTCGCGGCTGAACATCCTGCCGCAGCGGATCTTCGGCACGATCATGGACAACTACACGCTCGTGGCCGTGCCGTTCTTCGTGTTCATGGGCGTGATGCTCGAGCGCAGCGGCCTGGCCGAGGAGCTGCTCGAGTCCATGGGCATCCTCTTCGGCAAGCTCCGCGGCGGCCTGGCGATCTCCGTGGTCGTCGTGGGCGCCCTCCTCGCCGCCTCGACCGGGGTCGTGGGCGCCTCCGTGGTCACGCTGGGCGTGCTGGCGCTGCCCGTGATGCTCAAGTACGGCTACTCGAAGACGCTGGCCACGGGCGTGGTGGCGGCGTCGGGGACCCTGGGGCAGATCATCCCGCCGTCGATCGTGCTCGTGATCCTCGGCGACCAGATCGGCGTGTCCGTCGGCGATCTGTTCCTGGGCTCCTTCATCCCCGGCTTCCTGCTCTCCGGACTGTTCATCGTCTGGGTCGCGTTCGTGGCCTGGCGTCGCCCCCGCGAGGCCCCCGCGCTGCCGCCGGAGGCGCGCTCGCTGAGCGGCTGGGCCCTGGCGCTGAGGCTCCTCAGGAGCCTGGTGCCGCCGCTGGTGCTGATCCTGCTGGTGCTCGGCACGATCTTCATGGGCGTCGCCACGCCCACCGAGGCTGGCGCGGCCGGCGCCGCCGGCGCCACCGTGCTGGCCGCGCTGAACCGTCGCCTCACCCGCCGCAACCTCATCGACACCATGGACTCGACGGTGCGGCTGACGAGCATGGTGTTCATCATCCTCGTCGGCGCCACCGCGTTCTCGATGGTGTTCACGGCGCTGGGCGGCGGCAGGGTCGTCGACGAGTTCCTGCTCAACCTGCCCGGCGGCGCGATCGGGTTCATGTTCTTCACGATGCTCGTGATCTTCCTGCTCGGGTTCTTCATCGACTTCATCGAGATCACGTTCATCGTCGTGCCGCTCGTGGCGCCCATCGCCGCGCGCTTCTTCGGCGCCGACATGATGCTCTGGTTCGGCGTCGTCGTGGCCATGAACCTGCAGAGCTCGTTCCTCACGCCGCCCTTCGGCTTCTCGCTCTTCTACCTCAAGGGCGTGGCGCCGCCGGGCGTGACGACGAGCCACATCTACCGCGGCATCGTGCCGTTCGTGGCGGTCCAGGTGCTGGCGCTGCTGCTGCTGATCCTCTTCCCGGGGATGGTCAGCTTCCTGCCCGGCCTGGCGCGCTGA
- a CDS encoding TRAP transporter small permease subunit, producing the protein MSVLLGFARVVDAVTGLIGRLMWWVSLFMVAVGVYNVITRYFYGPLEALVGRDAAAAMTGNFYLELQTYAFDLIFLLGAAYVLRKDGHVRVDIVYSRLSARRKALVDTVCIWLFLVPFSAMGILYSLPYVRRSWATLEMSPNPGGLPRYPIKTVIVVAFALLILQGISETIRNAAFLAGRKGSGSVHEAPPAPREVDGTAGGVSGPAGSHTGSVQGAGAEPGEGLA; encoded by the coding sequence TTGAGCGTCTTGTTGGGCTTCGCGCGTGTCGTGGACGCCGTGACCGGCCTCATCGGCCGCCTGATGTGGTGGGTGTCCCTCTTCATGGTGGCCGTCGGCGTCTACAACGTCATCACCAGGTACTTCTACGGCCCGCTGGAGGCGCTCGTCGGCCGCGACGCCGCGGCGGCGATGACGGGCAACTTCTACCTCGAGCTGCAGACGTACGCGTTCGACCTGATCTTCCTGCTCGGCGCCGCCTACGTGCTGCGCAAGGACGGCCACGTGCGCGTGGACATCGTCTACTCGCGGCTCTCCGCGCGGCGCAAGGCGCTCGTCGACACAGTCTGCATCTGGCTCTTCCTCGTGCCGTTCTCCGCCATGGGGATCCTCTACAGCCTGCCGTACGTGCGGCGCTCGTGGGCCACGCTCGAGATGAGCCCGAACCCGGGCGGGCTGCCCCGCTACCCCATCAAGACCGTGATCGTCGTCGCGTTCGCCCTGCTCATCCTGCAGGGCATCTCCGAGACGATCCGCAACGCGGCCTTCCTCGCCGGCAGGAAGGGCTCGGGCAGCGTGCACGAGGCGCCGCCGGCGCCGCGCGAGGTCGACGGCACGGCAGGCGGAGTGAGCGGCCCGGCCGGCTCGCACACAGGGTCCGTGCAGGGAGCCGGCGCCGAGCCGGGCGAGGGTCTCGCCTGA